One region of Juglans microcarpa x Juglans regia isolate MS1-56 chromosome 7S, Jm3101_v1.0, whole genome shotgun sequence genomic DNA includes:
- the LOC121240452 gene encoding uncharacterized protein LOC121240452 isoform X2 has protein sequence MLPFLWLSFLSLISYTSIPISSAEDSSLSSSIYEVLREHGLPMGLLPKGVREFDIDDTGRFHAHFDQACNAKFESQLHYDRNVSGTLSYGQIGALSGISAQELFLWFPVKGIRVDIPSSGLIYFDVGVVYKQFSLSLFETPPDCMAKWTVDHAQLPDGSGFIVADAMPKSQSGKLRYQLDRDGSGRDFE, from the exons ATGCTACCGTTTCTTTGGCTTTCCTTTCTCTCGTTAATCTCCTATACTTCAATCCCGATCTCTAGTGCGGAAGACTCGTCGTTGTCGTCGTCGATATATGAAGTCTTGCGGGAACATGGGCTCCCCATGGGCCTGCTTCCCAAGGGAGTGAGAGAGTTCGACATCGACGACACCGGGCGGTTTCATGCCCACTTCGATCAGGCCTGCAACGCCAAGTTCGAGAGCCAGTTGCATTACGACCGGAACGTTTCGGGCACTCTAAGCTACGGTCAGATCGGTGCCTTGTCCGGTATTTCTGCACAGGAGTTGTTTCTTTGGTTCCCGGTGAAGGGAATCCGAGTGGATATACCCAGCTCCGGATTGATTTACTTCGACGTCGGCGTGGTTTACAAGCAATTCTCTTTGTCGCTCTTCGAAACGCCGCCGGATTGTATGGCGAAGTGGACGGTGGACCACGCTCAGCTTCCCGATGGTAGCGGTTTTATTGTAGCTGACGCAATGCCCAAG AGTCAATCTGGGAAGCTACGATATCAGCTTGATCGGGACGGTTCTGGGAGGGATTTTGAGTAG
- the LOC121240452 gene encoding uncharacterized protein LOC121240452 isoform X1 encodes MLPFLWLSFLSLISYTSIPISSAEDSSLSSSIYEVLREHGLPMGLLPKGVREFDIDDTGRFHAHFDQACNAKFESQLHYDRNVSGTLSYGQIGALSGISAQELFLWFPVKGIRVDIPSSGLIYFDVGVVYKQFSLSLFETPPDCMAKWTVDHAQLPDGSGFIVADAMPKFQTQSQSGKLRYQLDRDGSGRDFE; translated from the exons ATGCTACCGTTTCTTTGGCTTTCCTTTCTCTCGTTAATCTCCTATACTTCAATCCCGATCTCTAGTGCGGAAGACTCGTCGTTGTCGTCGTCGATATATGAAGTCTTGCGGGAACATGGGCTCCCCATGGGCCTGCTTCCCAAGGGAGTGAGAGAGTTCGACATCGACGACACCGGGCGGTTTCATGCCCACTTCGATCAGGCCTGCAACGCCAAGTTCGAGAGCCAGTTGCATTACGACCGGAACGTTTCGGGCACTCTAAGCTACGGTCAGATCGGTGCCTTGTCCGGTATTTCTGCACAGGAGTTGTTTCTTTGGTTCCCGGTGAAGGGAATCCGAGTGGATATACCCAGCTCCGGATTGATTTACTTCGACGTCGGCGTGGTTTACAAGCAATTCTCTTTGTCGCTCTTCGAAACGCCGCCGGATTGTATGGCGAAGTGGACGGTGGACCACGCTCAGCTTCCCGATGGTAGCGGTTTTATTGTAGCTGACGCAATGCCCAAG TTTCAAACGCAGAGTCAATCTGGGAAGCTACGATATCAGCTTGATCGGGACGGTTCTGGGAGGGATTTTGAGTAG
- the LOC121240455 gene encoding pentatricopeptide repeat-containing protein At1g08070, chloroplastic-like: MKIAPDHIILGALCACKIYGNIEIGEAVAKILVDCGYADSGTYIPSSSVYAFSGRWNELAEVRAKMVEGGMLKELGCSSIEVNNEIHEFLLGDIIHVEREQIFKKLEELNHALKLEGYLSTTQMVMQGVEDGQNEWALAIHSERLAICYGLISTTTYPTLRIGKNLRVCNDGHSMHQVCV; the protein is encoded by the coding sequence ATGAAAATAGCTCCGGATCATATAATTTTGGGTGCGCTATGTGCTTGTAAAATTTATGGGAACATTGAAATAGGAGAAGCAgttgcaaaaatcttagtgGATTGTGGGTATGCAGATTCTGGAACGTACATTCCCTCATCAAGTGTCTATGCATTTTCTGGGAGATGGAATGAGCTTGCAGAAGTGAGAGCAAAGATGGTAGAGGGTGGAATGCTAAAGGAATTAGGCTGTAGTTCAATTGAAGTGAACAATGAGATCCATGAGTTCCTTCTCGGAGATATCATACATGTTGAGAGGGAACAAATTTTCAAGAAGTTAGAGGAGCTTAATCATGCATTAAAATTGGAAGGATACCTATCAACAACACAAATGGTTATGCAGGGTGTCGAGGATGGGCAAAATGAATGGGCTTTGGCAATACACAGTGAGAGGTTGGCGATATGCTATGGACTAATCTCAACCACAACGTATCCAACTTTGAGGATTGGGAAAAATCTAAGGGTATGTAATGACGGCCACTCCATGCATCAAGTTTGTGTCTAA
- the LOC121240448 gene encoding mediator of RNA polymerase II transcription subunit 19a-like isoform X2 → MDPEGKKFGRGPRELTGAVDLISHYKLLPHHDFFCKRSLPSSISDTHYLHDVVGDTDIRKGEGMQLDQLIQNTSYSRDTNARIRPFDLDILREAFQLREAAPVDLPLAEKGIPTIVGKSKSESKDKERKHKKYKDRGKDNDKEHKKRKHRHKDRNKDKDREKKKDRSGHHDSNADHSKKHHEKKRKHDGDEDINDIHRPKKT, encoded by the exons ATGGATCCTGAAGGCAAGAAGTTTGGAAGAG GACCAAGGGAACTGACTGGTGCTGTGGATCTCATAAGTCACTACAAATTGTTGCCACATCATGATTTTTTCTGCAAGAGATCACTTCCTTCGTCAATTTCAGACACACATTATCTCCATGATGTTGTTGGAGACACAGATATCAGAAAAGGAGAAGGGATGCAATTGGATCAACTTATTCAGAACACATCCTATTCCAGAGATACTAATGCACGAATACGGCCATTTGACCTGGATATTCTAAGAGAAGCCTTTCAGTTAAGGGAAGCTGCTCCTGTTGATTTGCCTCTT GCGGAGAAGGGGATCCCCACTATTGTAGGGAAATCTAAAAGTGAGTCCAAGGACAAGGAGAGGAAGCATAAAAAGTACAAAGATAGAGGTAAGGATAATGATAAAGAGCATAAGAAGCGCAAGCACCGGCATAAAGACcgaaataaagataaagacagggagaagaagaaggataGAAGTGGGCATCATGACTCCAATGCCGATCACTCAAAGAAACACCATGAAAAG aaaaggAAGCATGATGGAGATGAAGATATTAATGACATTCACCGACCCAAAAAAA CATAA
- the LOC121240448 gene encoding mediator of RNA polymerase II transcription subunit 19a-like isoform X1 translates to MDPEGKKFGRGPRELTGAVDLISHYKLLPHHDFFCKRSLPSSISDTHYLHDVVGDTDIRKGEGMQLDQLIQNTSYSRDTNARIRPFDLDILREAFQLREAAPVDLPLAEKGIPTIVGKSKSESKDKERKHKKYKDRGKDNDKEHKKRKHRHKDRNKDKDREKKKDRSGHHDSNADHSKKHHEKKRKHDGDEDINDIHRPKKSKHKSSKIDEVGAIKVAG, encoded by the exons ATGGATCCTGAAGGCAAGAAGTTTGGAAGAG GACCAAGGGAACTGACTGGTGCTGTGGATCTCATAAGTCACTACAAATTGTTGCCACATCATGATTTTTTCTGCAAGAGATCACTTCCTTCGTCAATTTCAGACACACATTATCTCCATGATGTTGTTGGAGACACAGATATCAGAAAAGGAGAAGGGATGCAATTGGATCAACTTATTCAGAACACATCCTATTCCAGAGATACTAATGCACGAATACGGCCATTTGACCTGGATATTCTAAGAGAAGCCTTTCAGTTAAGGGAAGCTGCTCCTGTTGATTTGCCTCTT GCGGAGAAGGGGATCCCCACTATTGTAGGGAAATCTAAAAGTGAGTCCAAGGACAAGGAGAGGAAGCATAAAAAGTACAAAGATAGAGGTAAGGATAATGATAAAGAGCATAAGAAGCGCAAGCACCGGCATAAAGACcgaaataaagataaagacagggagaagaagaaggataGAAGTGGGCATCATGACTCCAATGCCGATCACTCAAAGAAACACCATGAAAAG aaaaggAAGCATGATGGAGATGAAGATATTAATGACATTCACCGACCCAAAAAAAGTAAG CATAAGAGCTCAAAAATTGATGAAGTGGGTGCAATCAAGGTGGCTGGCTGA